The genomic region TGCTGTTGCTTACACTGAAGACGTTTATGATTTCTGGCGTCCAACTGGACATAAATATCCATTAGTTGATGGTGCATTATCTAAAGATGCTTATATCCGCTCATTCCAACAAAGCTGGAATGAATACGCAAAACGTCAAGGTAAGTCGCTAGCTGACTTCGCATCACTATGCTTCCATGTTCCATTTACAAAAATGGGTAAAAAGGCATTAGAGTCAATCATTGATAACGCTGATGAAACAACTCAAGAGCGTTTA from Sulfurovum riftiae harbors:
- a CDS encoding hydroxymethylglutaryl-CoA synthase, encoding AVAYTEDVYDFWRPTGHKYPLVDGALSKDAYIRSFQQSWNEYAKRQGKSLADFASLCFHVPFTKMGKKALESIIDNADETTQERLRSGYEDAVDYNRYVGNIYTGSLYLSLISLLENRDLQAGETIGLFS